One Effusibacillus pohliae DSM 22757 DNA segment encodes these proteins:
- a CDS encoding phosphoribosylanthranilate isomerase, with translation MTRIKICGLQTREAVRAAAEAGADFIGFVFARSKRQVPPEQVGELTHGLAAPRRIGVFVDESLESLLAAGKAAALDGFQLHGAESPALCRELKEQTGKLVWKAWPVRFDEADAQIRYYRGAVDAVLLDTYHPGAAGGTGRTFPWRGIARFREWLPDVPIFVAGGLTVDNVGELVDEYRPDGVDVSSGVESNGAKDADKIKRFIERVRERDGCYRMKKGVSENTAGSSCLKR, from the coding sequence ATGACCCGGATCAAGATATGCGGGCTGCAGACGCGGGAAGCTGTGCGGGCGGCGGCAGAGGCCGGAGCCGATTTTATCGGCTTTGTGTTTGCCAGGAGCAAACGGCAAGTGCCACCGGAGCAAGTGGGGGAACTGACACACGGGCTAGCGGCTCCCAGACGGATTGGCGTGTTTGTCGACGAATCGCTCGAATCTTTGCTGGCAGCCGGGAAAGCGGCAGCATTGGATGGATTCCAGCTGCACGGCGCCGAATCGCCTGCGTTGTGCCGCGAACTGAAGGAACAGACCGGCAAGCTGGTGTGGAAAGCTTGGCCTGTGCGGTTCGATGAAGCAGATGCACAGATTCGGTACTATCGGGGAGCGGTGGACGCCGTCTTGCTGGACACCTATCATCCGGGGGCGGCGGGGGGCACCGGCAGGACGTTCCCGTGGCGCGGGATCGCCCGGTTTCGCGAATGGCTGCCGGATGTTCCGATTTTTGTGGCCGGCGGGCTGACGGTTGACAATGTCGGGGAACTCGTTGACGAATACCGTCCGGATGGAGTCGATGTATCATCCGGCGTGGAATCGAACGGCGCGAAAGATGCGGACAAGATCAAGCGGTTTATCGAAAGAGTGAGGGAGAGAGACGGATGCTACCGGATGAAAAAGGGCGTTTCGGAAAATACGGCGGGAAGTTCGTGCCTGAAACGCTGA
- a CDS encoding prephenate dehydrogenase, with translation MISYNKIVIVGCGLIGGSLALAFRSHGMVKRIAGVDVDAAGLQKAFALGVIDEAFENLEDAVRDADLIVLAVPVLQTIRQLERLAALPLQKGCIITDVSSTKREICEYARTHLPEGVTFIGGHPMAGSEKSGVAASTPRLFENAAYILTPDAACDPLAVDKLRRTFEQIRARVLMMDAAEHDRIVAAVSHIPHVVAALLVDQVADLGQDNPLYSRLAAGGFRDVTRIASGSPVMWRDILLTNREPVLDLLKDWLRRTSQIVELLEAGDAGEIESFFVRTRDWRDALPAKAKGVATHYYEMTIDVEDKPGIIGHVASLLGQHQINLRNIGILENREEVNGQLLLSFASYQEQEEALRLLQGHGYKVHVRE, from the coding sequence ATGATTTCCTACAACAAGATCGTGATCGTCGGCTGCGGGCTGATCGGAGGGTCGCTGGCGCTGGCCTTCCGTTCGCACGGCATGGTCAAGCGGATCGCAGGCGTCGATGTCGATGCGGCAGGATTGCAGAAAGCGTTCGCCCTGGGGGTTATTGACGAAGCGTTTGAAAATCTGGAGGACGCTGTAAGAGACGCTGACCTGATCGTGCTTGCGGTGCCCGTGCTGCAAACGATCCGCCAGTTGGAACGGCTGGCGGCGCTGCCGTTGCAAAAAGGCTGTATCATCACAGACGTATCCAGCACGAAACGGGAAATTTGCGAATACGCCCGGACGCATCTGCCGGAAGGGGTTACGTTTATTGGCGGCCATCCGATGGCCGGTTCGGAAAAATCGGGCGTCGCCGCCTCCACCCCCCGGCTGTTCGAGAATGCCGCCTACATTCTGACGCCCGATGCCGCTTGTGACCCGCTTGCGGTAGACAAGCTGCGCAGGACGTTCGAGCAGATTCGGGCACGCGTGCTGATGATGGATGCGGCGGAACATGACCGGATCGTGGCGGCAGTGAGCCACATTCCGCACGTCGTAGCTGCGCTGCTCGTCGATCAGGTGGCCGATCTGGGCCAGGACAACCCACTCTACAGCCGGCTGGCGGCGGGCGGATTCCGCGATGTGACGCGGATCGCGTCCGGCAGCCCGGTGATGTGGCGGGACATTCTGCTGACAAACCGGGAACCGGTGCTTGATTTGCTAAAGGACTGGCTGCGGCGGACCAGCCAGATTGTCGAGTTGCTGGAGGCGGGGGATGCTGGCGAAATCGAATCTTTTTTTGTCAGGACGCGCGATTGGCGTGACGCGCTGCCCGCGAAAGCGAAAGGCGTCGCCACCCATTATTACGAGATGACGATCGATGTGGAAGACAAACCGGGCATCATCGGCCATGTGGCTAGCCTGCTCGGCCAGCACCAGATCAATTTGCGCAACATCGGGATCCTGGAGAACCGGGAGGAAGTGAACGGCCAGCTGCTGCTGTCTTTTGCTTCTTACCAGGAGCAGGAGGAAGCGCTGCGTCTGCTGCAAGGTCACGGTTATAAGGTGCATGTGCGGGAATAG
- the trpA gene encoding tryptophan synthase subunit alpha, with the protein MSRIQAVFDRLKEKGETALIPFVTVGDPSLEWTERIVRDLEAAGADLIELGIPYSDPLADGPVIQAAALRSLKQGTRMVDAFALVARLRQSGVGVPLILFTYVNPVIQWGVERFFATAKEAGADGVIIPDLPYEESGEARLAAAKYGVDLIPLVAPTSRQRIERIAQSASGFVYCVSSLGVTGMRDRFSAELPEFVSSVRSATTLPVAVGFGVSTPEQAAHIKQFADGVIVGSAIVRKIERLAEAIGSGHQAEIDGAYGELVQFAAALKEPLRA; encoded by the coding sequence ATGAGCCGGATTCAAGCCGTTTTTGACAGATTAAAGGAAAAAGGGGAAACCGCCCTGATTCCGTTTGTCACCGTAGGCGATCCCAGTCTCGAGTGGACGGAGCGGATCGTCCGCGATCTCGAAGCGGCAGGGGCGGATCTGATCGAACTGGGCATCCCGTATTCGGATCCGCTGGCTGACGGACCGGTGATCCAGGCGGCCGCTTTGCGGTCGCTTAAGCAGGGCACGCGGATGGTCGACGCGTTTGCATTGGTGGCGCGATTGCGCCAATCGGGCGTCGGCGTACCGCTGATTTTGTTTACGTATGTGAATCCGGTGATCCAATGGGGAGTGGAACGATTTTTTGCAACGGCGAAAGAGGCGGGGGCGGACGGCGTGATTATTCCGGACCTGCCGTATGAAGAGAGTGGGGAAGCGCGTCTGGCGGCGGCCAAATACGGTGTCGATCTGATCCCGTTGGTGGCGCCGACCAGCCGGCAGCGAATCGAACGGATTGCGCAATCGGCGAGCGGCTTTGTGTACTGCGTTTCCTCGCTTGGCGTCACCGGCATGCGGGACCGGTTTTCCGCCGAGCTGCCGGAGTTTGTGTCCAGCGTGCGATCTGCCACAACGCTGCCGGTGGCAGTCGGATTTGGTGTCAGTACCCCCGAGCAAGCGGCCCACATCAAGCAATTTGCCGATGGGGTGATCGTCGGTTCCGCCATCGTCCGGAAAATCGAACGGCTGGCGGAAGCGATCGGCAGCGGCCATCAGGCGGAGATCGACGGAGCGTATGGCGAACTGGTGCAGTTTGCCGCTGCCTTGAAGGAGCCGTTGCGGGCATGA
- the trpC gene encoding indole-3-glycerol phosphate synthase TrpC, with protein sequence MILDRIVAVKRQEVAALQQTIDLRQAERAISELPPARGFANSLRACRDAVALIAEVKKASPSKGVIRPDFHPVQIARQYEAAGATAISVLTDVQFFQGSPSYLAEIRQSVSLPLLRKDFIIDQYQIYEARLLGADAILLIAAILTTEQLRRFRELAEALGMDALVEVHDRAELQAALASGAGLIGVNNRDLRTFDVDLQTTADVAADLPAGSFLVSESGIFTYQDVQFVKQAGAGAILVGESLMRSDDILSAVNRLLGRKIEV encoded by the coding sequence ATGATTCTCGACCGGATCGTCGCTGTCAAGCGGCAAGAGGTGGCCGCGTTACAGCAAACTATCGATCTGCGGCAGGCGGAGCGGGCAATCTCGGAATTGCCGCCCGCTCGCGGCTTTGCGAACTCGCTTCGCGCCTGCCGGGACGCTGTCGCCCTGATCGCTGAGGTGAAAAAGGCGTCTCCCTCGAAAGGGGTGATTCGCCCGGACTTCCATCCGGTGCAAATCGCCAGGCAGTATGAGGCGGCGGGAGCCACTGCGATTTCCGTGCTGACCGATGTCCAATTTTTCCAGGGCAGCCCTTCGTATCTGGCAGAGATTCGCCAATCGGTGTCGCTGCCGCTCTTGCGGAAAGACTTTATCATCGATCAATATCAAATCTATGAGGCGCGCCTGCTGGGAGCCGATGCGATTTTGCTGATCGCTGCGATTCTAACCACGGAGCAGTTGCGGCGGTTTCGGGAACTGGCGGAGGCATTGGGGATGGACGCGCTGGTCGAAGTGCACGACCGGGCCGAATTGCAAGCGGCGCTCGCGTCAGGGGCGGGCTTGATCGGTGTCAACAACCGGGATCTGCGGACATTTGACGTCGATTTGCAAACGACCGCCGACGTGGCTGCCGATCTGCCCGCGGGCAGCTTCCTCGTTTCGGAAAGCGGAATTTTTACCTATCAGGATGTGCAGTTCGTGAAACAGGCGGGAGCCGGTGCGATCTTGGTCGGCGAGTCGCTGATGCGGTCGGACGATATCCTGTCCGCGGTCAACCGCTTGTTGGGCAGGAAGATTGAGGTATGA
- the trpB gene encoding tryptophan synthase subunit beta, translating to MLPDEKGRFGKYGGKFVPETLMNALDQLEQEYCHYRQDPQFQRELARMLTEYSGRPTPLYFAERLTKQLGGAKIYLKREDLNHTGAHKINNALGQGLLAKYTGKKRVIAETGAGQHGVATATVAALLGLECTVFMGEEDIRRQELNVFRMKLLGAEVVPATSGTHTLKDATNEAIRHWVEHVEDTFYIIGSVVGPHPYPMMVRDFQRIIGDETREQFLAKEGRLPDEIVACVGGGSNAMGIFYPFLEDPVKLTGVEAAGEGIDTERHAATISKGRPGVIHGSLTMLLQDEYGQVLPAHSISAGLDYPGIGPEHAHLADTGRAQYVSITDREALAGLQTLARVEGIIPALESAHAVAHVLKVAPSLPSDYSIVICLSGRGDKDMQSVMGYLGVER from the coding sequence ATGCTACCGGATGAAAAAGGGCGTTTCGGAAAATACGGCGGGAAGTTCGTGCCTGAAACGCTGATGAATGCGCTCGACCAACTGGAGCAGGAGTATTGCCACTACCGCCAGGATCCGCAGTTCCAGCGGGAGCTGGCGCGGATGCTGACTGAATACTCGGGGCGCCCGACCCCGTTGTATTTTGCGGAACGTTTGACGAAGCAGCTGGGCGGTGCGAAGATCTATTTGAAACGGGAAGATTTGAACCATACGGGAGCGCACAAGATCAACAACGCGTTAGGGCAGGGACTGCTAGCGAAATATACCGGCAAAAAACGGGTGATCGCCGAGACGGGAGCCGGACAGCACGGCGTGGCAACAGCGACGGTCGCCGCCTTGCTGGGATTGGAATGCACCGTCTTCATGGGTGAAGAAGACATTCGGCGGCAAGAGTTGAACGTGTTTCGCATGAAGCTTCTGGGAGCGGAAGTGGTGCCCGCCACGTCAGGCACGCACACACTGAAGGACGCGACCAATGAGGCGATCCGCCATTGGGTGGAGCATGTAGAAGATACGTTTTATATCATCGGATCGGTGGTGGGACCGCATCCGTATCCGATGATGGTTCGCGATTTTCAACGGATTATCGGCGATGAAACGCGCGAGCAGTTTCTTGCGAAAGAAGGCCGCTTGCCGGACGAGATCGTCGCTTGTGTCGGCGGCGGTTCGAATGCGATGGGGATTTTTTATCCGTTTCTCGAGGATCCGGTCAAGCTGACGGGTGTCGAAGCGGCTGGTGAAGGGATTGACACGGAGCGGCATGCGGCAACAATCAGCAAGGGACGGCCCGGCGTGATCCACGGATCGTTGACCATGTTGCTGCAGGATGAGTACGGGCAGGTGCTGCCCGCCCATTCGATTTCGGCGGGGCTTGACTATCCGGGAATCGGACCGGAGCACGCCCATCTGGCGGATACAGGCCGCGCACAATACGTGTCGATCACCGACAGGGAGGCGCTCGCAGGGTTGCAGACGCTCGCCCGCGTCGAGGGGATCATTCCGGCGCTGGAGAGTGCCCATGCGGTCGCGCATGTGCTGAAGGTGGCCCCGAGCCTGCCAAGCGACTACAGCATCGTGATTTGCTTGTCGGGCCGCGGCGATAAAGACATGCAAAGCGTCATGGGGTATTTGGGGGTGGAACGATGA
- the aroA gene encoding 3-phosphoshikimate 1-carboxyvinyltransferase, with protein sequence MIEIRPVNRPLNAVVEVPGSKSISNRALPIAALANGISTLRNMLFSDDSRYFMSCLQKLGFCLEIDEQRKTVLVEGKGGLIPEQNEPVDLFVGNAGTAARFLTAFVSLGKGTYRIDGIQRMRERPIQDLIEALQTLGVSVRSELGTGCPPVLVEANGIKGGNVSIPGTRSSQYLSALLLAAPYAGQDVDIEVAGELLSAPYIEMTIRMMSQFGVGVERTGDASFRVRCGQRYQAREYVIEPDASSASYFVAAPAIAGGRVRVLHLSRESLQGDAQFADLLQQMGCRVRWGADFIEVERSLDHPLRGIDVDLNEMSDTTMTLAVVAPFAATPTTIRNIGHIRIKETDRIHAVVTELRKLGVQVEEWEDGMRIHPAEQIVPAEIDTYDDHRMAMAFALVGLRVRGVKIKDPGCVSKTFPTYFQVFEQMCKQTTA encoded by the coding sequence ATGATCGAAATTCGCCCTGTAAATCGTCCGCTGAATGCGGTGGTGGAAGTGCCGGGTTCGAAAAGCATCTCCAACCGGGCGCTGCCAATCGCCGCATTGGCGAACGGGATCAGCACGTTGCGGAATATGCTGTTCAGCGATGACAGCCGCTACTTTATGAGCTGTCTGCAAAAATTGGGGTTTTGCCTGGAGATTGACGAACAGCGAAAAACGGTGCTGGTCGAAGGAAAAGGCGGACTGATTCCGGAGCAAAACGAGCCTGTCGACCTGTTTGTCGGCAACGCCGGGACGGCCGCCCGCTTTTTGACCGCGTTCGTTTCGCTTGGCAAGGGAACCTATCGAATCGACGGAATTCAGCGGATGCGCGAACGCCCCATCCAGGATTTGATCGAAGCACTGCAGACGCTTGGCGTCTCCGTTCGTTCCGAGTTGGGCACCGGCTGTCCGCCGGTGTTGGTGGAGGCCAACGGGATCAAAGGCGGCAACGTGTCGATCCCCGGCACCCGCAGCTCGCAATACCTGTCCGCTTTGCTGTTGGCCGCTCCCTACGCCGGGCAGGATGTGGACATCGAAGTGGCGGGCGAACTTCTATCGGCGCCTTATATCGAGATGACGATCCGCATGATGTCCCAATTCGGGGTCGGGGTGGAGCGCACGGGCGATGCTTCGTTCCGCGTCCGCTGCGGGCAACGCTATCAAGCACGAGAATATGTGATCGAACCGGACGCTTCCAGTGCTTCCTATTTTGTAGCCGCGCCGGCGATCGCTGGCGGCAGGGTGCGCGTTTTGCATCTGTCGCGCGAATCCCTGCAAGGGGATGCCCAGTTTGCCGACTTGCTGCAGCAGATGGGCTGCCGCGTTCGCTGGGGAGCCGATTTTATCGAGGTGGAACGGTCCCTTGATCATCCCTTGCGAGGCATCGATGTCGATTTGAACGAGATGTCCGATACGACGATGACGCTGGCGGTTGTCGCCCCGTTTGCGGCCACTCCGACGACGATCCGCAACATCGGTCACATACGGATTAAGGAAACGGACCGGATTCATGCGGTTGTCACCGAACTGCGCAAGCTTGGCGTACAGGTGGAAGAGTGGGAAGACGGCATGCGCATCCATCCGGCGGAACAAATCGTCCCGGCGGAGATCGATACCTACGATGACCACCGGATGGCGATGGCTTTCGCCTTGGTCGGATTGCGCGTCCGGGGTGTCAAAATCAAAGACCCCGGCTGCGTTTCCAAAACGTTCCCGACCTATTTTCAAGTATTTGAGCAGATGTGCAAGCAGACGACAGCCTGA